From one Solanum lycopersicum chromosome 12, SLM_r2.1 genomic stretch:
- the LOC101248283 gene encoding RING-H2 finger protein ATL8-like encodes MSNSGSINSPASLSPPENQPLEINIVDSDFVVILAALLCGLICVIGLVAVARCAWIRRITGGNSDDSPFPPANKGLKKKVLKSLPKFSYTPERSVQFSECAICLMEFVIGDEIRVLPQCGHGFHVGCIDTWLGSHSSCPSCRQIPVVSRCSMCGELPVMNSSAAVGGEIGNRSAPNNNYHVNAFLP; translated from the coding sequence ATGAGTAACTCCGGCAGCATAAACTCGCCGGCTTCACTATCACCGCCGGAGAATCAGCCGTTAGAAATCAACATCGTCGATTCCGACTTCGTTGTTATCTTAGCTGCTCTTCTCTGCGGTCTAATTTGCGTAATCGGACTTGTCGCCGTAGCTCGTTGCGCTTGGATCCGACGGATCACCGGAGGAAATTCAGATGATTCTCCTTTTCCTCCGGCGAACAAAGGTTTGAAGAAGAAGGTACTGAAATCACTGCCAAAGTTCAGTTACACACCGGAACGATCTGTGCAATTCTCTGAATGTGCGATTTGTTTGATGGAATTCGTAATCGGAGATGAAATTCGAGTGCTGCCGCAGTGCGGCCATGGGTTTCATGTCGGATGTATCGATACGTGGTTGGGATCGCATTCGTCGTGTCCGTCTTGCCGTCAGATTCCGGTGGTTTCAAGGTGTAGTATGTGCGGTGAGCTGCCGGTGATGAACTCGTCGGCGGCCGTTGGAGGTGAGATCGGTAATCGATCGGCTccgaataataattatcatgtAAATGCATTTTTACCTTAA